A genomic segment from Halomonas sp. TA22 encodes:
- the holA gene encoding DNA polymerase III subunit delta, whose product MKVFPDKLPEELAKRLPSVVIVAGDEPLIHMEACDAVRSAAREHGIEERDVLHVEANFQWGRLTESAASLSLFAQSKLIELRLGNQSPGQEGGKALEAYAEQAKGSDNMLLISASKLDRKQQQSRWFKALDKIGLFAPVWPVDHQRLGFWMRDRAGRHGLSMDMEAARLLGERTEGNLLAADQELQKLALLLPPGARVDSATIAGGVQDSARYDVFTLTDACLRGERERASRIMQGLKGEGAEATLILWALTRELRTLLSLYQHMDQGQSFEHACKSQKPMIFDKRRPTYQQALNRLPIKRLHKLLLFAQRLDLAIKGANPLPLWEGLHDLALTLAGGRGLLAETPHSYKVG is encoded by the coding sequence ATGAAGGTATTTCCCGACAAACTCCCCGAGGAGTTGGCCAAGCGCTTGCCATCGGTGGTGATAGTCGCCGGCGACGAGCCATTGATTCACATGGAGGCCTGTGATGCCGTACGTAGTGCGGCGCGCGAGCATGGCATCGAGGAGCGCGATGTCCTGCATGTCGAGGCCAACTTCCAGTGGGGGCGCCTTACCGAATCCGCCGCGAGTCTATCGCTGTTCGCCCAGTCCAAGCTGATCGAGCTGAGACTGGGCAACCAGTCTCCGGGGCAAGAGGGTGGCAAGGCGCTGGAAGCCTATGCTGAGCAAGCCAAGGGCAGCGACAACATGCTCTTGATCTCGGCGAGCAAGCTCGATCGCAAACAGCAACAGAGCCGCTGGTTCAAGGCACTCGACAAGATCGGGCTTTTCGCACCGGTATGGCCTGTGGATCACCAGCGTCTGGGCTTCTGGATGCGAGACCGCGCGGGCCGGCATGGTCTCAGCATGGACATGGAGGCTGCACGCCTGCTTGGCGAGCGTACCGAAGGCAATCTTCTGGCGGCCGACCAGGAACTGCAAAAACTAGCACTGCTGCTGCCTCCCGGCGCTCGGGTCGATAGCGCGACCATTGCCGGAGGTGTCCAGGATAGCGCTCGTTATGATGTCTTTACGTTAACGGATGCCTGCTTGCGAGGTGAACGCGAGCGCGCATCACGTATCATGCAGGGCCTGAAAGGCGAAGGGGCCGAGGCGACGCTCATCCTCTGGGCACTGACCCGTGAGCTTCGCACCCTACTCTCTCTCTATCAGCACATGGACCAGGGGCAGAGCTTCGAGCACGCCTGTAAATCGCAAAAGCCGATGATCTTCGACAAGCGTCGCCCTACCTATCAGCAGGCGCTCAACCGCCTCCCAATCAAGCGTTTGCACAAGTTGCTGCTGTTTGCTCAACGTCTCGACCTTGCCATCAAAGGGGCCAATCCCCTGCCTCTCTGGGAGGGGCTCCATGACCTCGCTCTAACACTCGCGGGTGGGCGTGGCCTGCTTGCCGAAACACCGCACTCCTACAAGGTGGGGTAG
- a CDS encoding PA2778 family cysteine peptidase, translating into MSRRITIKTSNARFAGVVLLAITFLLLTGCATGPRLSSPADMGIAERTYLPGVPFHAQREYQCGPASLAMALNASGIDVSVDTLIPQVFLPGREGSVQPEMQATVRRYDRIGFLLDGNFQSLLGELDAGHPVIVMQNLSLPAWPMWHYAVAIGYDLDEKLLTLHSGEEADRRESFRRFDATWARSDRWAMVVLPPGELPATVRPHRAMEATAAFEQASGASDALPAWHAMVKRWPAFALGWFALGNAEYASDNGEGAANAFRQAIEQDPTLAVAWLNLGLLLEESGEHTEARQALRQAATLPSQWQGEAEQAMARLSE; encoded by the coding sequence ATGTCTCGACGCATCACGATCAAGACATCCAACGCCCGCTTCGCGGGCGTTGTGCTGTTGGCAATCACGTTTCTGCTACTGACGGGCTGTGCGACGGGCCCTCGCCTGTCGAGCCCTGCCGACATGGGCATTGCCGAGCGAACCTACCTGCCGGGTGTCCCCTTCCACGCCCAGCGCGAGTATCAGTGCGGACCCGCATCACTGGCCATGGCACTCAACGCCAGTGGCATCGACGTCAGTGTCGACACGCTGATTCCCCAGGTGTTCCTGCCGGGACGCGAGGGCAGCGTACAGCCGGAGATGCAGGCCACCGTGCGCCGTTACGATCGTATCGGCTTTCTACTCGATGGCAATTTCCAGTCACTGCTTGGTGAGCTCGATGCAGGTCACCCGGTCATCGTGATGCAGAATCTGTCGCTGCCCGCCTGGCCCATGTGGCATTACGCGGTGGCCATAGGCTATGACCTGGACGAGAAGCTACTGACCCTGCACAGCGGAGAAGAGGCAGACCGGCGTGAATCATTCCGCCGCTTCGACGCCACCTGGGCGCGCAGCGACCGTTGGGCGATGGTCGTACTGCCACCGGGCGAGCTACCGGCCACGGTACGTCCACACCGTGCGATGGAGGCCACGGCCGCCTTCGAACAGGCCAGCGGCGCGAGCGATGCCCTGCCCGCCTGGCACGCCATGGTGAAACGTTGGCCTGCGTTCGCCCTGGGCTGGTTCGCCCTTGGCAATGCCGAATATGCTTCAGACAATGGCGAGGGAGCGGCGAATGCTTTCCGCCAGGCGATTGAGCAAGACCCCACACTGGCGGTCGCTTGGCTGAATCTGGGACTCCTGCTGGAGGAGAGCGGTGAACACACCGAAGCGCGCCAGGCGCTACGCCAAGCCGCCACTCTCCCCAGTCAGTGGCAGGGGGAAGCGGAACAGGCCATGGCACGGCTGAGCGAGTGA
- a CDS encoding PA2779 family protein, translated as MKSLSKILSPLLIAFLVLGSLQAVAAPQPAPTTALVSTQDALQANQVSADRERISEVLARQEVQEQLLAQGVDPADIEARVAALSDEEVRQMADHLDQLPAGASVVGAVVFIFVLLLITDILGLTNVFPFTR; from the coding sequence ATGAAATCGCTCTCTAAAATCCTCAGCCCACTGCTGATCGCTTTTCTGGTGCTCGGCAGCCTGCAGGCCGTCGCCGCACCGCAGCCTGCTCCCACGACGGCTCTGGTTTCCACCCAGGACGCTCTGCAAGCCAACCAGGTCAGCGCTGATCGCGAGCGCATCAGCGAAGTGCTGGCTCGCCAGGAAGTGCAGGAGCAACTTCTCGCGCAAGGGGTGGATCCCGCCGATATCGAAGCGCGTGTAGCCGCCCTCTCCGATGAGGAAGTGCGCCAGATGGCTGATCATCTCGACCAACTTCCGGCCGGTGCCAGTGTCGTAGGTGCAGTCGTGTTCATCTTCGTGCTGCTGCTGATCACCGACATTCTTGGCCTCACCAATGTCTTTCCCTTCACTCGCTGA
- the leuS gene encoding leucine--tRNA ligase encodes MDALYKPHETERDAQQFWEKNECFKAVEDASREKFYCLSMFPYPSGKLHMGHVRNYTIGDVISRFHRMQGKNVMQPMGWDAFGMPAENAAIKNQVPPAKWTYENIDYMRQQLKALGFAYDWSREFATCDSDYYRWEQWFFTKLLEKGLVYKKMSTVNWDPVDQTVLANEQVIDGCGWRSGAPVERKEIPLWFLKITDYADELLADLDKVEWPEQVKTMQRNWIGKSKGVELTFEVRSDAGNDTDPLSVYTTRPDTLMGVTYVAVAAGHPLAKDAAQENVQLAAFLEECAQGGTSEAALATMEKKGMPTGHVALHPLTGRAVPVYVANFVLMEYGTGAVMAVPGHDQRDWEFATKYGLPIEAVIADEHGREPDLSQAAFTEYGTLINSGEYDGLTFQAAFDAIAAKLVALGRGEVKTNFRLRDWGVARQRYWGAPIPVKYGPEGQTVALTDDELPVALPLEVTVDASGSPLKKMPAFSELGDGWLRETDTFDTFMESSWYYARFCCADNREAMLDERANYWLPVDLYIGGIEHAILHLLYARFFHKLMRDFGLVESDEPFQQLLTQGMVIAETFYRTEENGGKCWFNPADVEVKRDDKGRPLSAILISDGAPVEMGGIEKMSKSKNNGVDPQSMIDRFGADTVRLFMMFAAPPEQSLEWSDSGVEGANRFMKRLWRLVNEHLAVGEPGKLDVTALNDAQRDLRRKTHETIRKASDDIGRRTTFNTAIAAVMELTNALGRFDDTSPLGLAVAREAAEASVLLLAPITPHACHALWQAFGHGDAVIDAAWPSVDESALARDSIELVVQVNGKLRARLEVAAGADKASIEAQALAAENVQRHIEGKTIRKTIVVPGKLVNIVVG; translated from the coding sequence ATGGACGCACTGTACAAGCCCCACGAGACCGAACGAGACGCCCAGCAGTTCTGGGAAAAAAATGAATGCTTCAAGGCAGTGGAAGATGCCAGCCGCGAGAAGTTCTACTGTCTCTCGATGTTTCCCTATCCCAGCGGCAAGCTACATATGGGGCATGTGCGTAACTACACCATCGGCGATGTGATCTCTCGTTTTCACCGCATGCAGGGCAAGAACGTCATGCAGCCCATGGGTTGGGACGCCTTTGGCATGCCAGCAGAGAACGCGGCGATCAAGAATCAGGTACCACCGGCCAAGTGGACCTACGAGAACATCGACTACATGCGCCAGCAATTGAAGGCGCTGGGCTTCGCCTACGACTGGAGCCGCGAATTCGCCACTTGCGATAGCGACTACTACCGCTGGGAGCAGTGGTTTTTCACCAAGCTGCTCGAGAAAGGGCTCGTCTACAAGAAGATGTCCACCGTCAACTGGGATCCAGTCGACCAGACGGTACTCGCCAATGAGCAGGTGATTGACGGCTGCGGCTGGCGCTCCGGTGCTCCGGTCGAGCGCAAGGAAATCCCGCTGTGGTTTCTCAAGATCACTGACTATGCCGACGAGCTTCTGGCCGATCTCGACAAGGTGGAATGGCCTGAGCAGGTCAAGACCATGCAGCGTAACTGGATCGGTAAATCCAAGGGAGTCGAGCTTACCTTCGAAGTGAGGAGTGACGCCGGAAACGATACCGACCCGCTCAGCGTCTATACCACCCGCCCCGACACGCTGATGGGCGTGACCTATGTGGCAGTGGCCGCCGGGCATCCCTTGGCCAAAGACGCAGCCCAGGAGAATGTCCAGCTCGCGGCTTTCCTTGAAGAGTGTGCCCAGGGCGGCACCTCGGAAGCAGCACTCGCCACCATGGAAAAGAAAGGCATGCCTACCGGGCATGTTGCCTTGCATCCGTTGACCGGCCGCGCAGTGCCGGTCTATGTCGCCAATTTCGTACTCATGGAGTATGGAACCGGCGCGGTGATGGCGGTTCCTGGCCACGACCAGCGCGACTGGGAATTCGCCACCAAGTATGGTCTGCCCATCGAAGCGGTGATTGCCGACGAGCACGGCCGCGAGCCGGATCTCAGCCAGGCCGCCTTCACAGAATACGGCACCCTGATCAACTCGGGAGAGTACGACGGACTGACCTTTCAGGCGGCCTTCGACGCTATCGCCGCCAAGCTCGTTGCTCTCGGACGAGGCGAGGTCAAGACCAATTTTCGCCTGCGCGACTGGGGCGTGGCGCGTCAGCGCTACTGGGGCGCACCGATCCCGGTAAAGTACGGTCCCGAAGGTCAGACCGTTGCCTTGACCGACGATGAGCTGCCCGTCGCCCTGCCCTTGGAAGTGACCGTCGATGCCTCGGGTTCACCGCTGAAAAAAATGCCGGCGTTCTCCGAACTCGGCGATGGCTGGCTGCGTGAAACCGACACCTTCGACACCTTCATGGAGTCCTCCTGGTACTATGCGCGCTTCTGCTGCGCTGATAACCGCGAAGCGATGCTCGATGAACGCGCCAACTACTGGTTGCCGGTCGACCTTTATATAGGAGGCATCGAGCATGCCATCCTTCACCTGCTCTATGCGCGCTTCTTCCATAAGTTGATGCGTGACTTCGGCCTGGTAGAGTCGGATGAACCCTTCCAGCAGTTGCTGACCCAAGGCATGGTGATCGCCGAAACCTTCTATCGCACCGAGGAGAACGGCGGCAAGTGCTGGTTCAATCCCGCTGATGTCGAGGTCAAGCGCGACGACAAGGGTCGCCCGCTCAGTGCGATACTGATCAGTGACGGCGCTCCAGTCGAGATGGGGGGCATCGAAAAGATGTCCAAGTCGAAGAACAATGGGGTCGATCCACAATCGATGATCGACCGCTTCGGCGCTGACACGGTACGCCTGTTCATGATGTTCGCCGCCCCGCCGGAGCAGTCGCTCGAGTGGTCGGACTCAGGAGTCGAAGGTGCCAACCGCTTCATGAAGCGTCTATGGCGTCTGGTCAACGAACATCTCGCTGTCGGCGAACCCGGCAAGCTGGATGTCACAGCCTTGAACGACGCCCAGCGCGACCTGCGTCGCAAGACCCATGAAACCATCCGCAAGGCGAGCGACGATATCGGCCGCAGAACCACCTTCAATACCGCTATCGCCGCGGTGATGGAACTGACCAACGCGCTGGGCCGTTTCGATGACACGAGCCCCCTGGGACTGGCCGTGGCCCGCGAGGCCGCAGAGGCGAGCGTGCTGCTGCTCGCGCCGATCACACCCCATGCCTGCCATGCGCTGTGGCAAGCTTTTGGCCATGGGGACGCGGTCATCGATGCCGCCTGGCCCAGCGTCGATGAGTCGGCACTGGCACGTGACAGCATCGAGCTCGTGGTACAGGTCAACGGCAAGCTGCGGGCGCGTCTCGAGGTAGCCGCGGGTGCCGACAAGGCCAGCATCGAGGCCCAGGCGCTCGCCGCTGAGAACGTACAGCGACATATCGAAGGCAAGACGATCCGCAAGACGATCGTGGTGCCCGGCAAGCTGGTCAATATCGTGGTTGGCTAG
- a CDS encoding cation-transporting P-type ATPase → MAERKPDDSRTGWHALALEEGLERLGSSDKGLTDSEAEQRLDKHGPNELQQEQGRPWWKRLLEQFNNILMYILLVAALASLGLGHILDAAAIVGVVVIVAMIGFIQEGKAEQALESIRGMLSPHAQVIREGKRREVDAKELVPGDIVMLESGDRVPADLRLIEARRFRTEEAALTGESTPVDKSIEPVEEGADLGDRTSMAYASTIVVQGSAQGLVVETATNTEIGRISEMLRKVEQLKTPLLRQIDRAGHMLAFFILGAALLTGLFGILVHDQPLVEMFMAAVGLAVAAIPEGLPAIVTISLALGVQTMAKRNAIIRRLPAVETLGSISTIFSDKTGTLTRNEMTAQAIYLAEGQVHIEGVGFAPEGEFRVADESGSSDETSEAIAIREHANLEHFLIVGALCNDAELAQEEERWRIHGDPTEGSLVVAAAKAELSVSELRDDHPRLDSIPFESERKYMATLNEIDGKQRLLVKGAPDRLLEMCDRVRTAEGDTDLDAQHWEERIHELSAQGLRVLALAEKDASDIQELDDKDADQGLVLLGLVGLLDPPRSEVIEAVKDCLTAGIRPVMITGDHAVTALAIARQLGFAHTERAMTGKEVEAMSDEELERIIEEVDVFARAAPEHKLRLVKAMQAKGGVCAMTGDGVNDGPALKRADVGVAMGIQGTEAAKEAAEMVLADDNFATIVSAIKEGRKVYDNIRKTITFILPTNGGQGLAIMLAVLAGMLLPVTPLQALWVNMVVAVSLGLALAFENAETDIMQRSPRDPAAPLLDLFLLWRVVFVSVLLLIGVFGMFGWILYGQGGSEALARSGAVNMLVMGSAAYLINSRFLINSTLSKEGFFGSRPVWLAIGIVILLQLAWTYLPFMQAIFESDALSAMHWLAILIGSLAIYLIVELEKAILRRKGKTIHHTQRGVTTQ, encoded by the coding sequence ATGGCGGAACGGAAACCCGACGATTCGCGTACTGGCTGGCACGCGCTTGCACTTGAAGAGGGCTTGGAGCGGCTGGGTAGCTCGGACAAGGGACTGACCGATAGCGAAGCCGAGCAGCGCCTCGACAAGCATGGCCCCAACGAGCTGCAGCAGGAGCAGGGACGCCCTTGGTGGAAGCGGCTTCTCGAGCAATTCAACAACATTCTCATGTACATCCTGCTGGTGGCCGCTCTAGCAAGCCTTGGGCTCGGCCACATTCTCGATGCGGCAGCGATCGTCGGTGTGGTGGTCATCGTGGCGATGATCGGCTTCATTCAGGAGGGCAAGGCGGAGCAGGCCCTGGAGAGTATACGCGGCATGCTCTCACCGCATGCCCAGGTGATTCGTGAGGGAAAGCGCCGCGAGGTCGATGCCAAGGAACTGGTACCCGGCGACATCGTGATGCTGGAGAGCGGCGACCGGGTACCCGCCGACCTGCGCCTGATCGAAGCGCGTCGTTTTCGTACCGAGGAGGCTGCGCTGACGGGCGAATCGACGCCGGTGGACAAGAGTATCGAACCGGTGGAGGAAGGCGCTGACCTGGGCGATCGGACCAGCATGGCCTATGCCAGTACCATCGTAGTCCAAGGCAGCGCCCAGGGGCTGGTCGTGGAAACCGCGACCAATACCGAGATTGGGCGGATCTCCGAGATGCTGCGTAAGGTGGAGCAGCTCAAGACACCTCTGCTGCGCCAGATCGATCGCGCGGGGCATATGCTGGCCTTCTTCATTCTCGGCGCAGCGCTGCTGACTGGCTTGTTCGGCATCCTTGTTCACGACCAGCCACTGGTTGAAATGTTCATGGCAGCGGTAGGTCTGGCCGTAGCAGCGATTCCCGAAGGGTTACCCGCCATCGTCACCATCAGTCTGGCATTGGGTGTGCAGACCATGGCGAAACGCAACGCCATCATACGACGCCTGCCTGCCGTGGAGACATTGGGCTCGATCTCGACCATCTTTTCCGACAAGACCGGCACCTTGACGCGCAATGAGATGACGGCACAGGCAATCTATCTTGCCGAAGGCCAGGTACACATCGAGGGGGTCGGTTTCGCTCCAGAAGGTGAATTTCGGGTAGCTGACGAGAGCGGCTCGAGTGACGAGACGAGCGAAGCGATCGCCATTCGAGAACATGCCAACCTCGAGCATTTTCTCATCGTTGGTGCCCTGTGCAATGACGCCGAACTGGCCCAGGAGGAGGAGCGCTGGCGCATACATGGCGACCCCACCGAAGGCTCTCTAGTGGTCGCCGCCGCCAAGGCTGAGCTGTCGGTAAGCGAGCTGCGTGACGATCATCCGCGCCTGGATTCCATCCCCTTTGAATCCGAGCGCAAGTACATGGCCACCCTGAACGAGATCGACGGCAAGCAGCGGCTGCTCGTCAAGGGCGCGCCGGACCGCTTGTTGGAGATGTGTGACCGGGTACGTACCGCTGAAGGCGACACCGATCTCGATGCGCAGCATTGGGAGGAGCGCATCCATGAGCTTTCCGCCCAGGGACTTCGTGTACTGGCGCTCGCCGAGAAGGATGCCAGCGACATTCAGGAGCTCGACGATAAGGACGCCGATCAGGGCTTGGTTCTGCTTGGCCTGGTAGGCCTGCTGGATCCACCCCGCTCGGAGGTGATCGAGGCAGTCAAGGATTGCCTAACTGCGGGCATTCGCCCGGTCATGATCACCGGTGATCATGCCGTCACGGCACTCGCCATTGCCAGGCAGCTCGGGTTTGCCCATACCGAGCGTGCCATGACCGGCAAGGAAGTCGAGGCCATGTCGGATGAAGAGCTGGAAAGGATCATCGAGGAGGTGGACGTCTTTGCCCGCGCCGCGCCGGAGCACAAGCTACGCCTGGTCAAGGCAATGCAGGCCAAGGGCGGCGTATGTGCGATGACCGGCGACGGCGTCAACGACGGACCGGCGCTCAAGCGTGCCGATGTAGGTGTCGCCATGGGCATCCAAGGCACCGAGGCGGCCAAGGAGGCGGCCGAAATGGTGCTAGCCGACGACAATTTCGCAACGATCGTCAGCGCCATCAAAGAGGGGCGCAAGGTCTACGATAACATTCGCAAGACCATCACCTTCATCCTGCCCACCAATGGTGGCCAGGGGCTGGCGATCATGCTGGCGGTGCTGGCAGGCATGCTGCTGCCGGTCACGCCACTGCAGGCACTCTGGGTCAACATGGTGGTCGCGGTATCCTTGGGCCTAGCCCTGGCGTTCGAGAATGCCGAGACGGACATCATGCAGCGCTCCCCTCGCGACCCCGCTGCCCCGCTGCTCGACCTGTTTTTATTGTGGCGGGTAGTCTTCGTCTCGGTACTACTGCTGATAGGCGTTTTCGGCATGTTCGGCTGGATACTCTATGGACAGGGTGGCAGTGAAGCACTGGCACGCAGCGGTGCCGTCAACATGCTGGTGATGGGCAGTGCGGCCTATCTCATCAATAGTCGCTTCCTGATCAACAGCACGCTTTCCAAGGAGGGATTCTTCGGCAGCCGGCCGGTGTGGCTCGCCATTGGTATCGTCATACTGCTGCAACTTGCCTGGACGTATCTACCTTTCATGCAAGCGATCTTCGAGAGCGATGCGCTAAGCGCCATGCACTGGCTGGCAATCCTCATCGGCAGCCTGGCGATCTATCTGATCGTCGAATTGGAAAAGGCCATCTTGCGGCGCAAGGGCAAGACGATTCATCACACCCAGCGTGGCGTGACGACCCAATGA
- the lptE gene encoding LPS assembly lipoprotein LptE: MKRRTFLTRTSNLLMAGSTMLLLSGCGFRLRGYDTPLLGVESLFLAGADSDLLPVVRAMLENAGTRITSQADLVLNLGQETFQEIPRTFGDAGSQEIEVRLIAPFSVQRRADGAYLLDQQQLNVETRIIVNDANLLAQEELRGEAHERLRQAAASQLLDRLRTLSGR, translated from the coding sequence ATGAAGCGCCGCACCTTCCTGACAAGAACCTCAAACCTGCTCATGGCAGGCTCGACGATGCTGCTGCTGTCGGGCTGCGGTTTTCGCCTGAGAGGCTACGACACCCCGCTGCTGGGAGTGGAATCGCTGTTCCTTGCCGGCGCCGATAGCGATCTGCTCCCTGTAGTTCGCGCCATGCTGGAAAACGCCGGCACCCGCATCACCAGTCAAGCCGACCTGGTGCTCAATCTGGGGCAGGAGACGTTCCAGGAGATTCCGCGGACCTTCGGTGATGCCGGCAGCCAGGAGATAGAGGTCCGCCTCATTGCCCCTTTTTCGGTGCAGCGGCGGGCAGATGGCGCCTATCTGCTCGATCAGCAACAACTCAATGTCGAGACCCGTATCATCGTAAACGACGCTAACCTTCTCGCCCAGGAAGAGCTGCGTGGCGAAGCCCATGAGCGCCTGCGCCAAGCCGCCGCCAGCCAGCTTCTCGATCGCCTGCGCACGCTTAGCGGAAGGTAG
- a CDS encoding nucleoside-diphosphate sugar epimerase/dehydratase: MKSLLKTLFSLPRQRKQIIQLLADSLLIVLSLFMAMLLRLDSVSFLSDPGVWTVLPVMVPVSLYIFIRLGFYRAIIRYMGLKAVQAVLGGVLGSALTLALISFLFDLPIPRSVPFIYAMLALITIGGARLALRLLYQHGQQRLKTRVLIYGAGAAGRQLVMSVRHGRDYEPIAFVDFAPKLQGTVVQGLKVYSPDDTERLIESYGVEKLLLAIPDATRARRMEILEAIEPLTIPVQTIPDMADVISGKARVNELRDVAVEDLLGRDPIPPNPELMGANISGKIVMVTGAGGSIGSELCRQILRQHPRQLLLLDISEFGLYRIEQDLQRIAKAESLGVPVKPILCSVQNRDRMRIILSTFKVQTLFHAAAYKHVPMVELNMAEGLRNNIFGTQAVAEAAIACQVSDFVLVSTDKAVRPTNIMGASKRMAELVCQAKASQQSTTRFSMVRFGNVLGSSGSVVPLFRRQIEMGGPLTVTHPEITRYFMTIPEAAQLVIQAGAMARGGDVFVLDMGKPVKIAELAARMIRLTGLEPSFPGSVRQEAKAVKTKPASDDESWEPPSRKGDIEIVFTGLRPGEKLYEELLIGQDVGETRHPRIMTASEEALSWDELKPILDALDRACEERNYPEVREIFLKAAIGYRPESDIVDHQWMVMEHQAKAVSNAEDEKVVEQQPAALSVAFTPSRM, translated from the coding sequence ATGAAGTCATTGCTAAAAACACTGTTCAGCCTGCCTCGTCAACGCAAGCAGATCATTCAGTTGCTGGCTGACTCCCTGCTCATCGTCCTAAGCTTGTTCATGGCGATGCTGTTGCGCTTGGATAGCGTCTCCTTCCTGTCAGATCCCGGTGTGTGGACGGTATTGCCGGTAATGGTTCCCGTCAGTCTGTACATCTTCATTCGCCTGGGTTTTTACCGTGCCATCATCCGCTACATGGGACTCAAGGCCGTCCAGGCGGTACTGGGAGGAGTTCTTGGGTCGGCACTGACGCTCGCGCTGATCAGTTTTCTGTTCGATCTGCCGATTCCCCGCTCAGTGCCCTTCATCTATGCCATGCTGGCGCTCATTACCATTGGCGGCGCGCGCCTTGCCCTGCGCTTGCTCTATCAGCATGGGCAGCAGCGCCTCAAGACCCGCGTACTGATTTACGGTGCCGGAGCGGCTGGACGTCAACTGGTGATGTCGGTACGCCATGGACGAGACTACGAGCCGATCGCCTTCGTCGACTTTGCCCCCAAATTACAGGGCACGGTCGTTCAGGGGCTCAAGGTCTACTCTCCGGACGATACCGAGCGGCTGATCGAGAGTTATGGGGTCGAAAAACTGCTTCTGGCTATCCCCGATGCCACACGCGCCCGTCGAATGGAAATTCTCGAAGCGATCGAGCCGTTAACGATTCCGGTGCAGACCATTCCGGACATGGCAGATGTTATTTCCGGCAAAGCGCGTGTCAACGAATTGCGTGACGTCGCCGTTGAGGATCTTCTCGGGCGCGACCCCATTCCTCCCAATCCTGAGCTGATGGGTGCCAACATCAGCGGCAAGATCGTGATGGTGACGGGGGCGGGGGGATCGATCGGCAGTGAGCTGTGCCGTCAGATCCTGCGGCAACATCCTCGCCAATTGCTGCTGCTCGATATCTCCGAATTCGGACTCTATCGAATCGAGCAGGACCTTCAGCGTATTGCCAAAGCGGAGTCCCTTGGGGTGCCGGTCAAGCCCATTCTGTGTTCAGTGCAAAACCGAGACAGAATGAGAATCATCTTGAGCACTTTCAAGGTGCAGACGCTTTTCCACGCTGCCGCTTATAAGCATGTGCCTATGGTCGAACTCAACATGGCAGAGGGCCTGCGCAACAATATCTTCGGCACTCAGGCTGTCGCCGAAGCGGCCATTGCCTGTCAGGTAAGTGACTTCGTGCTGGTATCGACCGATAAGGCGGTGCGCCCGACCAATATCATGGGGGCAAGCAAGCGTATGGCAGAGCTGGTCTGTCAAGCCAAGGCGAGCCAGCAGAGTACGACACGTTTTTCCATGGTGCGCTTTGGCAATGTGCTCGGCTCGTCAGGCTCAGTTGTGCCTCTCTTTAGGCGTCAGATCGAGATGGGGGGACCGTTGACGGTGACGCATCCCGAGATTACGCGCTATTTCATGACCATTCCCGAGGCTGCGCAGCTCGTCATCCAGGCTGGTGCCATGGCTCGTGGTGGCGATGTCTTTGTGCTCGATATGGGTAAGCCGGTCAAGATCGCCGAACTGGCAGCCAGAATGATCCGGCTGACGGGGCTTGAGCCGAGCTTTCCAGGCTCGGTACGTCAAGAGGCCAAAGCTGTTAAGACCAAGCCAGCCAGCGACGATGAGTCGTGGGAGCCTCCGTCACGCAAGGGGGATATCGAAATCGTCTTTACTGGCCTGAGGCCAGGCGAAAAACTTTACGAAGAGCTATTGATCGGTCAGGACGTGGGGGAAACCCGGCATCCGCGTATCATGACTGCCAGTGAGGAGGCGCTCTCCTGGGATGAGCTAAAGCCTATCCTGGATGCCTTGGATCGGGCATGTGAAGAGCGCAACTATCCGGAAGTCCGCGAGATATTCCTGAAAGCGGCGATCGGCTATCGTCCCGAAAGCGATATAGTCGATCATCAATGGATGGTCATGGAGCATCAAGCCAAGGCTGTCAGCAATGCAGAAGATGAAAAAGTGGTTGAACAGCAGCCAGCCGCTCTGTCCGTGGCATTTACTCCTTCGCGAATGTGA